The following proteins are encoded in a genomic region of Variovorax paradoxus:
- a CDS encoding type II and III secretion system protein family protein has protein sequence MRPKLAVLSLLALGVWPVAAATAAEAEATPARAALPLRIDAGTQKELLIGKGIERMAIADETVAGVALTRQSPNSPAARLIVTGKAAGRTTLMVWEKGQANAIVYALEVRRRTSTLSGSLNSMEAHQEARDAAMSAGGEKSALNDRSVVNVRSNTVQVEVKIVEFNRSVLKQAGLNIFSTRANSNGFSFGVFGPSSLRSATFGTDGSIGGEYNNPLAQAFSLLFNFSKAGIGLNVGFLEGNGMARVLAEPTLVALSGQSASFLAGGELPVPAPQGLGTTSIEYKPFGIGLTLTPTVLSNERIVLKVAPEASDLDYTNSLSIGGVAVPAISTRRADTTVELGDGESFIIGGLVSRTTTSNADKVPLLGDIPVLGTFFKQNKYQMSEKELVIIVTPHLVKPIARGTDLGPYLPGGAEQRDGPVWGAHLLGPASGTTVPGFSR, from the coding sequence ATGCGCCCGAAGCTCGCGGTGCTGAGCCTGCTGGCCTTGGGCGTCTGGCCGGTGGCGGCCGCAACGGCGGCCGAGGCAGAGGCGACGCCTGCGCGTGCTGCGCTTCCACTGCGGATCGACGCGGGCACGCAAAAGGAACTGCTGATCGGCAAGGGCATCGAGCGCATGGCCATTGCCGACGAAACCGTGGCCGGCGTTGCGCTCACGCGCCAATCGCCCAACTCGCCGGCGGCGCGCCTCATCGTCACCGGCAAGGCGGCCGGCCGCACCACACTCATGGTCTGGGAAAAGGGCCAGGCCAACGCCATCGTCTATGCGCTCGAAGTCCGGCGCCGCACCTCCACGCTCAGCGGCTCGCTCAACAGCATGGAAGCGCACCAGGAGGCGCGCGATGCCGCCATGTCGGCCGGCGGAGAAAAGTCGGCGTTGAACGACCGCTCCGTCGTCAACGTACGCAGCAACACGGTGCAGGTCGAAGTCAAGATCGTCGAGTTCAACCGCAGCGTGCTCAAGCAGGCCGGCCTCAACATCTTCAGCACACGCGCCAACTCCAATGGCTTCAGCTTCGGCGTGTTCGGTCCGTCGTCGCTGCGCTCCGCAACGTTCGGAACCGACGGTTCGATCGGCGGTGAATACAACAATCCGCTCGCACAAGCCTTCAGTCTTCTGTTCAATTTCAGCAAGGCCGGCATCGGCCTGAACGTGGGTTTTCTCGAGGGCAACGGCATGGCCCGCGTGCTCGCCGAACCGACGCTGGTGGCGCTGTCGGGCCAGAGCGCGAGCTTTCTGGCGGGCGGCGAACTTCCCGTGCCGGCGCCCCAGGGCCTGGGCACCACGAGCATCGAATACAAGCCCTTCGGCATCGGCCTCACGCTCACACCGACTGTGCTCTCGAACGAGCGCATCGTGCTCAAGGTGGCGCCGGAGGCCAGCGACCTTGACTACACCAACTCGCTCAGCATCGGCGGCGTGGCCGTACCCGCGATCAGCACGCGGCGCGCCGACACCACGGTGGAACTCGGCGACGGCGAGAGCTTCATCATCGGCGGCCTCGTGAGCCGCACCACCACGTCGAATGCCGACAAGGTTCCGCTGCTCGGCGACATACCGGTGCTCGGCACCTTCTTCAAGCAGAACAAGTACCAGATGAGCGAGAAGGAGCTGGTGATCATCGTCACGCCGCACCTGGTGAAGCCCATTGCGCGAGGCACCGATCTCGGCCCGTACCTCCCCGGGGGCGCCGAACAGCGGGACGGGCCCGTGTGGGGCGCTCACCTTCTCGGCCCGGCTTCAGGCACCACTGTTCCGGGCTTCTCACGTTGA
- the cpaB gene encoding Flp pilus assembly protein CpaB, with product MINLTKIIAAILVLLALVLGGYAWLLSRQPPPPVAVAPSALAPAKAAQAQTFRVVVASKPLPAGGAIPADALRVERLTINPAGAFQETAQLAGRVPVIDLGEGTPLVEGQLVSGLALRVGEGERAVAIKADEVMGVGNKVRPGDFVDVFLMLKSDGKDIDRSQARLLLSRKRVLAYGGASIDGMPSGMDKNGAAHQQAQRAEAARTAVLAVPVDDINRLTLAENSGRLLLALRNPTDLSEPDPKLFAELPTALQPMPPKAGEARRAPLEGLDRAQAGMTAADFVTGGKPGTSRMPTVAAAAAAANPPVRTGGSRGGLQVEVIRGDRSETINY from the coding sequence ATGATCAATCTCACCAAAATCATCGCCGCCATCCTCGTGCTCCTGGCCCTCGTGCTCGGCGGCTATGCATGGCTGCTGAGCCGGCAGCCGCCACCACCCGTTGCGGTCGCCCCTTCGGCCCTCGCCCCGGCCAAGGCAGCCCAGGCGCAAACCTTCCGGGTCGTCGTGGCGTCCAAGCCGCTGCCCGCGGGTGGGGCGATCCCGGCCGACGCGCTTCGCGTCGAACGCCTGACGATCAACCCTGCAGGCGCTTTCCAGGAGACGGCGCAGCTCGCGGGCCGGGTGCCGGTGATCGACCTGGGCGAGGGCACGCCACTCGTCGAAGGGCAACTGGTTTCCGGCCTGGCCCTGCGCGTCGGCGAAGGCGAACGGGCTGTCGCCATCAAGGCCGACGAGGTCATGGGCGTGGGCAACAAGGTACGGCCCGGCGACTTCGTCGATGTCTTCCTGATGCTCAAGTCCGACGGCAAGGACATCGACCGCAGCCAGGCGCGCCTGCTCCTGTCGCGCAAGCGTGTGCTGGCCTATGGCGGCGCTTCCATCGACGGCATGCCTTCCGGAATGGACAAGAACGGCGCAGCCCACCAGCAAGCCCAGCGCGCCGAGGCCGCCCGCACCGCGGTGCTCGCGGTGCCCGTGGACGACATCAACCGGTTGACGCTCGCCGAGAACAGCGGCCGCTTGCTTCTGGCGCTGCGCAATCCCACCGACCTGTCGGAGCCCGACCCGAAGCTTTTTGCCGAACTGCCCACGGCCTTGCAGCCGATGCCCCCAAAAGCCGGCGAAGCCCGCAGAGCCCCGCTCGAAGGCCTGGACCGCGCCCAGGCCGGCATGACCGCCGCCGACTTCGTGACAGGCGGCAAGCCGGGCACCTCGCGAATGCCAACCGTTGCAGCCGCAGCCGCCGCCGCAAATCCTCCGGTCCGCACCGGCGGCTCCCGCGGCGGGCTGCAGGTCGAGGTCATTCGCGGCGACCGCAGCGAAACCATCAACTACTGA
- a CDS encoding A24 family peptidase produces MQPLLLEVCKKAMTSAYLIWLLFIAIYDFRQRRVPNWLVLAGAFLALAALSTGMAPIEQDWTAALLGAGVGFGFLLLFYALRVMGAGDVKFAGALGLWVGLSALPPVWLIGSLLAGLHAALWLALQRWPVFPRLSLVLFGPSSSPQGQPAPTRVRFIPYAAYLALAAAVWMVWGRQGS; encoded by the coding sequence TTGCAACCGCTGCTACTTGAGGTATGTAAAAAAGCAATGACGTCAGCCTATTTGATCTGGTTGCTCTTCATTGCCATTTATGATTTCAGGCAGCGCCGCGTTCCCAACTGGCTTGTGCTTGCAGGAGCCTTCCTGGCTCTTGCGGCACTGTCGACGGGAATGGCTCCCATCGAGCAGGACTGGACTGCCGCCCTGCTCGGCGCAGGCGTCGGCTTCGGGTTTCTGCTGCTTTTCTATGCACTCCGGGTCATGGGAGCCGGCGACGTGAAGTTCGCCGGAGCGCTCGGGCTGTGGGTCGGCCTTTCGGCGCTGCCGCCGGTATGGCTCATCGGCAGCCTCCTGGCCGGTCTTCACGCCGCACTGTGGCTCGCTCTTCAGCGCTGGCCCGTTTTTCCCCGGCTGTCGCTGGTGCTTTTCGGGCCCTCGTCTTCGCCGCAAGGCCAGCCGGCGCCAACCCGGGTTCGATTTATTCCTTATGCGGCCTACCTCGCGCTGGCCGCCGCGGTGTGGATGGTTTGGGGTCGACAGGGCAGCTAA
- a CDS encoding Flp family type IVb pilin, producing the protein MLSSITRFLRDEEGATAIEYGIIAGLISVVMITAITGPGGIGASLASIWADIKSSIATAAT; encoded by the coding sequence ATGCTCAGCTCAATTACTCGTTTTTTGCGTGACGAAGAAGGTGCTACTGCAATTGAATATGGAATTATTGCGGGGCTGATTTCGGTTGTGATGATTACCGCCATTACCGGCCCGGGCGGGATCGGCGCCAGCTTGGCGAGCATATGGGCGGACATCAAGTCCTCCATTGCAACCGCTGCTACTTGA